A segment of the Canis lupus dingo isolate Sandy chromosome 15, ASM325472v2, whole genome shotgun sequence genome:
TCTTCATCTCGGCTCGCCGACAGGGAACGAATGGTACCATTATCAGTGTTTGGGATTTTTTATAGGGAATGTTTACTCTTATGATGGCCCTTTTTACTGGGATGCTCCTGGTTTAAGGCAAGCATGTTAGTGCTAACTCCCGAAGCTGCCTGCGCTGGTCTCAGATCAACCATGTCTGTCCCTCCCATCTCCTGGGCTGCGGCCTTTGTGCTGCTTCATGTCCATACCTCTGCTTTCTGGCCTCCTTTTTTTGGCCCCTAGTCTGTGAATATTTCTTACgtaattaaaatatactttgccTTAGATGCTTTTACTTTAATTTAGAAAGGAACAAATTTGCCACAAGTGACACAGTAATAGGTACAGCCCTAGGGAGGTACAGAGCATTACACGGTGCTCAGTCCAAAGCCAGTTttcatttaaaggagaaaagttaGCTTACTACacagaatttttgttgttgaccattaagtaaaataaagggGATGGGAAGCCATGAGAATCGCACTGCTCATCTTCTATATTTACATCTTTGGCCtagacatttttttctgctaaatGTGAAAGCTATATAATCAGGAATGTAAAGAGGATGGACTTTGAAGCTCCAATTTCTAATGAATTCAGGATCAAACTCTTAACATGTTTACAACCAGTATCTGTAGCTTCACTATTCTGATGAGTGCATGACTCACACCTTCAGAAGAGCTTAAGGATTCAGGAAAGGAAGCTGTTTAACATCCTTCGTTTAGTCTACATTCTCCTATTATTCCCTAGACATGGACCTAACAGTCAAGTGAAAATGTAACAAAGAGGAAAGCAAGCCCTTCTAATTATAGAAAACTTTAGAGAAACTGTAGAACATTTGTCATCACTTAGTTTCACCTTTTTTATCCCATCAACTTCAAGTGCCCAATCCTGAAAGGACTCCACCTGGCACCAAAAGACACCCTTCTTGGCTTTCCTCAGACTCCagcttctccccatctctcctctctccattcCCAGATTCTGGGATGCCCACTCACCTGCTTGGGCAACCCGCAACAGCTGGCTTTCATGTCTCACCAACTTACCTTCCCACCAAACACTGCTGAAAAGGGAAGCCTTTCTTTAGGCTTTCCTTCCTGGGAAAGCCGTTCTGAAAACAAAGTCCATGTAGTGAGTAGGTTAAATAAGCATTAAGCAGCAGCTTGGGTTTTCAAAGTGTTCAAGGGCACCTGCTACCTGTTTTCAAGTAAAACTTTCAAATGATCTATCCATCTTCATCAAGGTATACCTCAGCAATACTGTGCATCTAAAGGAATCAAAGCTTTCGCTTCCCAGTGCATATGAATGTTTACGCTGTGgtctattttaaatatgcaatgaTAGCATTATGTATAAAGACAATGtacggggcagcccggggggctcagcggtttagtgcctgccttcatcccagggcgtgaccctggagaccccgaatcaagtcccgagtcgggctccctgcatggagcctgcttctccctccgcctgtgcctctgcctctctgtctcctctgtgtattctcatcaataaataataaaatatttaaaaatatatatataaagtcaatGTACGTAACCTTAACTGAAAACTGTCTTATTACTAAAagatgctaaccatcatctgtgCTTTCAGCAAGTCAATAATCATGGATGACAGATCATgacagataaaatgaaaaaccttaaaatatttcaagaattgccaaaatgtgacagagtGGGCAAATGTTGGGAAAATGGCGCCAATGGACTTGCTCCaagcagggttgccacaaacctctttttttttttaaagatttatttattcagagagaacgagagagagagaggcagagacacagcagagggagaagcaggctccatgcaggaggcccgacgtgggactcgtggGACTCAATAtcaggtccctaggatcacaccccgggctgcaggcggtgctaaacctctgcgccaccggggctgcccgcgccaccggggctgccccaaacctcctctttgaaaaaaacacagtatctacGAAGCACAATAGAGCAAACCATAGCaaaacaaggtatgcctgcactgaataccacattaaaaaaaaaaaaaaaaaatcatttaggttaggggcacctgggcggctcagtggttaagcgtttgccttcggctcagggtgtgacccaggatcctaggatcgagtcctgcattgggctccctgcacggagcctgcttctccctctgcctgtgtctctctgcctgtgtccctcatgaataagtaaaatcttttaaaaataagaataaaaaaaaaagtcattgaatctataaattatATTCTTAGTCCACacatctcatttcatttaatgAATGCTGGAAAAAAGTGGTAAGAGCACTGGTTCTAAAACCACTCAGAGCTAGGTAAAACTCCAAATTCTACCACTTATTAGTTGCATGAGCCTCATTAAATTAATCTACCCCACAGATTATAAATCCCACTAAAAAGTTGCACATACCAGAATTATCTTCTGCCTGGATAGAAACCATGGAAATCCTCTATTTTCAGATGCTTACTAACACACCctcctaagatttatttatatgctaTTTACTTGGTTAACCCTGGAACCAAAGAATCACAAGCAGAATCAAGAGACAAAATTTAATATATGCAcacagttttatatataatgcaGCATCACACCATGTAGGGcatttactcttattttataCATTCAGATATGTTTGAAACACTTCTTAAGGCTACAAAAcagaacatagaaaaataaacaggaatatATTCAACACTTACAAAAAGTGATATGATAAAGAATATAAAGTACTATTTTCCTTTCAACACTtcaaaagatatgtatatatgctttttttttttacaagtaacATCACAAATGATCACATCTTCACATGCTTTTAAGTATTATTTGTACTCAGTGTAAGGCTATTATCATTTTTCATACATAAATTTTCTTCTAGCTCTGTAacaatttttaatccattcaagTAAATTCAACCCCAAAGTTGCTGTTTCCCAGCATTAAGACATGCACCCACCCCTCTTCTAAGATTTTCTAAAACTTATATTTCAGGGGGGAAAAGAATTCCCAATTAGTGGGAAATCCCAATTAGTGGGAAAATAAATGGCTGACACTAGTAGCAAAACCTTAGTTCTTTGAAAATgacatactggaaaaaaaaatgacatactgGAACTGAGCCATTActaagattttaaacaaaaacacaatagcATTTAGACATTAAATAGGAAGCAAAATACAGTAAACAGAAATCGTGTAGCCAAATACACGTTCTCTTCAGCTACACTAAAATGGACCTTGCTTAGTACCCATAAGTGAAAGACTAAGGTTACCTCATCTAAAAACCAAAGGTAAAATAAATGAGgcataaataaatattgctaGTTTCTAGGATGGCTGAATGTTTTCTAAACCAGAAACGGTTAGAAAGGAACTTTATTGCACCAAGTCAATCATAAGCAAGTTTGCAGTTCACAGGCATTTTAATTCAACCTTGAGTCACAAAGGAAACACACTGCAAGAATATAACATGGTCTGCATCAAATAAGCGGTTATCAACATTGTGGTTTGGGAAGACCTACTCCTGCCAGGTCAAGGCAGGGTCTGAGCTTCAGTCAGCCATGAAAATGAACATATGGGCTGGTTACCAGGAAACAAGACGAGGACCGCACGGAGGCGAGCATCCTGCTGCCAGAGTACATGGAACGAAAGCTGAAGAGGAAACTGGACTTGAACAGAAATACACGCGGTATTAAAAGGGACAGGGATCAAGTTCAGCAAAAGCAACTAACTCAAATGAACAGGTGAGCTTTGGTCGTTCTAAACATCTGTTCTTCAAAACGTGTATAATCGTAATACAGTGGAGTTCCATAATTTCTACCTCAAAATACAAATGATTCTCActtctaaccttttatttttctcttatatataGAAACATTATATCTCATGTCAACATACCTTATGATTCCGTTAAAATGAAGGAGGACAAAAGCTTGCTTGGCCCTAGTTTGACCTCAGCATAAGGCAAAATCCCCTGCACtcataatacatttaaaacaaaactaaaggaaaaaataaaactgacctTCATGCAAAgactaagaattttaaaactaattatcAAGAGTCAGAGTTCTTTTATTCCAGAGGTCACTGCGTCAAGTACAATCCGCTGAAGTTCTCTTTCAGCTCTGTTTCCATCAAGCCCTGGAGGTGAGATATGGGAAACAGGAAGCCACTCGGTATTTCCTGCAGGAACTATAGAGCATTCCATTACTCCGCTGAGGTAAGACAGAGTGACAGTGAAGAAATGAACAGTATTCTTTCCTATCCACTTTTGAGACATTTCCAGAAGAAACAGAGATCAAATCTCAGTCAATAAAACGGAAAGACACCAGAAACAGCAATTTCTTTTGGACTCCTGAGATCAAACTTCTACTGAATTTTTTAAGTCTGGTCACTGTATCTAAAtgtgttttcataaaaattatcaGGTAAGCTAACATGCCATAAAAAAGCAGGAGCTGAAAGTGGAGAACCCTATAATCTTCTCATTCCATTAACTACTGTTGATGTTAacgaagaaaacaaaatggcttCAGCAGTACCTTCCCCAATTGTTCTAGCTTAGGTGACAAGAGAAACTCCTCTCAACAAGTTCTCTCAAGAAACTTGTTCTTTTCCACACAACCATCCATCTTTACAAATGTTTACCTAGCACcatcataataaaatgttatctttCAAAGTGCTCTCTAAAATCCTACGTTACAAAACATCTAAATGCTAATCACTACTCAAATCAGCAGTTACACAGACATTAGGTAATTAAAACAACACAGAGGTAAATAACCATTATTACAGTACAGTGGAGATTCAACTGAGCCTAGCTGGCATCCAAACATTCCTGTGGGTAATCAGAGAACCCAGAAAACTCATCTGCTTCAGTTTGTCAAATTCAAGTGAATTGTATTTGCCTTTAAAgtaatttgcctttaaaaaaacaaaaatctatttttggcTAGGTATATTACACACGGCATGCAAAGAGAAATCACTACATTATTTGCATAGCACTCAAACTTCCTGATcaaaagagaacataaaaaaaGGGTAGATTCTCACATTGGTATATGTACAAACAAGAACCATAAGccagagttatttttaaagagtgacACAGGTGCATGAATACTGTGTTGATTCAGAGTGAAATCCCGAACTGAGAACAGAGTGCAACATGCAAAGGGAATTTCTGCAAATACtgcaaagacagaaaagaagcaGGATCAGAAGAGCTAGGTTACCTAAGGGGTAACAAGCCATAAAATGCAAAGCAACCACTTTCTAGCAGCATCTTCTAGAAAAGAACTAGAAATCacaatcatcctttttttttgtacaatAGTTCCAGGCGTGTGACAAGTTGAACATGCAAATGTAAAGTGATACACATAACCCAATGGtgcaaacagaaaaacaaaacacactaaCTCCATAGAAACCTGTCAAgctaaaaatttttaacatttcttctcacaaaatatttaaatctgtCAGTGCATTAGTGTTAAAGTGGCATTAAAAAACTTCTGCAGTTTTAACAGATgcagattattttcaaaatgcataGCATCTACATTTCTTTCAAGTAGGCACCATGATATTTACACCAGTGCTAGGAATTCTTGGTGGAAACAGCCATTTCATTAGTTATCCTATTATTTCTTAAACATCTGTCTTGTATGCGATCTCAAGTTCAACAAATACTCaccaaaattcaaaaatagacCCTATGAATATTAAAAGAACTATATACAACGTTTCTAAGACACAGGTTAATAGGCTGCCTTATGTGTAATATTAAAGAGAAGACATTATTCAAGTTTGACAGATATTGAGATGAAAGGCCTTTGGGTTGGAAGCATTTCAAAAGACAACAGTGTTTTAGGCTAAGAATTATTTGAGCCCAGTTTATGACTAAGGCATtgcataataaaatatacatttctatttGGTGCAATGTTATGTTTTGGAATCTATAGTGTGTcaaatggtatatttttcttGTCACTTTAGTAAACACTATAAAGCACACGTTTCCAACATTTGAAATTAAActtataataaggaaaaaaaccaaacactaaATCTAAGTTTTATATTAAGCggtttataaaaaatactttaacaaagttattttctactttttataggGGCAGTTACCTGATAAACAGAttctgaacaaagaaaaatggcaatGCCAGGAATTCACCTGCCCCTTGAATGCATATCCAAAATCTCTTGTCCAGGATTGGGGGCGGGGGTCAAAGGGGGACGGGAGGAGATAGTTCcaatttgggtttttattttaatgtattttttttaaagccttcagAAACATTCCACCTCAGGAGAGGTTTCTGCTCTAAAATAGCACAGCAACAAGCGTCAAGTGTTTTGCCCCCGATGGCCATCTCCCATCCCCGATCTCCTCCTATCCCCGCGATAGGGTCGTCCTCGGACATTTCGATGGTACTGGTAACCTTCATCTCGGCTTCTGCCAGGCTGCCCTTTCCAGGACTCCTCACCTCTCGCATGCTGATACCCTCCTCTACCAGAAGAGCCCCAATCACTTTTGTACTTCCTGCCTCCATAAGTCTGGTTATAAAATTGCTTGGATCGACCACTTCTCAAAATATTAGACACTTCATTTTCATCTTCGGAACTCTCTTCTTTTGGTCTCTGCACTCTGCTCTCCACAGAGTTGGCCCCACTGACCGCATCGGCGGCAGTCTTAGGATCTTtcactttttctgatttttctttcagaCTTGGAATGGTCCTTTTAGGCTCAAGTTCAACAGgcacagtttctctctctctgtttagaATCTGAGTGGGAAGatgagcctcttcctccgccacAGGAAGGATGGAAGGCCGTGCCAGATCCACCTTAGGGGTCTGGGATGACTGCTCCGCCCGGCCTTCATGCTTACCCACACTTGCTTCAGGGAGACAATGTGTGCCTTCACCTCTGGCCTCCTGAAACTCATCCACTGCTGAAACTGAAACACATTCCTTAGACAGATCCAGGCTTTCCAGGGGCAGATCCAATTCTTTCTCATCAGAGGGGAGAACAATGTTCTGCCGCATGACTGGATTTTCTACAAATCCCTGGAAAGGGTACCCATACCAAACATGTGGAAAGAAAGGAGGTGCAATGGGAACTGGGCCTAAGAATGGATTCGGTCCAAAGGACGGCTGCGGGAACATATTCTTGCCACTTAGTGACTCTTCATACTCAGCATGAAGAAGCTGCCCAGAGTTTTCAGATTCAATATCAGCCTGGTAAGACAACTGTCCATGACTTTCAGACACCTGAGATGGAGGGATAACCAGAGGTGAAGAAAACGTTGGCGGTCCAATCTCGGCCTGTGGCATCTGACCATTAACAGTGGCCTCAGTCTGCATAGGAAAGTGTGCGTCGGTACAGGTACAATCACCTTCGTTCTGAGCAGAAGGAGCTTCCTGGAACCAAGGATTTGGAGGATACACTGGGACAGAGACCTTTGGGTACATCCTGCAAGCTGCCAGGTAGGCCTGGTGCAGAGGGTACAGGTAAGAATGCGGAGCCCACATAGGACAACTATAtgcctaaaagaaacaaaaacagaaacattaacaaaagggggaggggggtgggagctTAGAGCAAGTGCTTCAAGTTGCACATGCCTGCCAAGACCATATCATCACTGCAATATGTAACATGAAAAggaattacagggatccctgggtggtgcagcggtttggcgcctgcctttggcccagggcgcgatcctggagaccagggatcgaatcccacaacgggctcccagtgcatggagcctgcttctccctctgcctgtgtctctgcccccctctctctctctctgtgggactatcataaataaaaataaatttaaaaatttaaaaaaattaaaaaaaaaaaaaaaagaaaaggaattacaaAAGTAAGTCACTACTCTAACATTCCATTCTTTATTCCTATCCTGAAACTAACCCAAGGTCCCATGGTATTGAGATGACTGGAGACAATATGATGAACTCACCCACATATTCCATGATCATTAATTCCACCCTTTGGGTAGAATTGCatggaaataattttggaaaaaaaaaaaaaaaaaaaagaaataattttgggTGATACACATTCCAGAAACCACCACCATCAAGTACTTGAGCCTCCAGCTTGGAGTATCTCAATCACAGGTTCTCTAGCTTGACCTGCATTCATGTTCTGGCTCTACCACCAACTCTCTGTGTGACCCCATGCCAACGAGTTAATTGGTCTGGACCTCTCTGTTCTACCAGAAAAATGGGATACTCCAGGTTTAGAAGCCCTGAGAGCATTCCAACTGCATAGATGAAAAGTCAGACCTCCAGTCAGAGAAAGGTAAcactgaaaataaagcaaatctaTCCCCTTGCAAAAGGGCCAGCTGAAcaccaaacaaagaaaaaattaccaGTTAAACAGCAAATTAATTAGCTGAAGCAAACATGAACTACTTAAATATAAATCTAGGCAGTGAATACCACAGGTGATAAAATTGAGTCTCCTTTTATGAAATGACCACTAGGCTACAGTAGGGCacttcatttcatattttaatggtCTGAAACCCACAGAAATTAATCCAAAACAGGAGATATAACACAGCACTGACAAGGACATAAGAGTTCTCCAGCCTCTCTAAGACAAGCTATTTCTAGGCTGACCACTTCCCAAAAAAATACCTCTGCTATGCTAGTGAACAATGCCACCTTCCACAGGAGAACTTCCACAAGTTCTTTCTTTTGATCCTTTCAACAAATAGGCAGATAGAAGAATATTATTCACGTAACACAAATGAAAATAGCTAGGCTAAGAGACATTAAATGATGTGCCCAGGGATATATACTGCTAAAAAAGTGATGAGCAGAATTTCAAACCCAGATCTTTCACTGAATTCCTCAATGAGTGCATTTTCACTAGGCTGCGCAAGGGACAAGGAATATTTCCCAAATATTCTCATAGGGTTATACCATTGCCagttaaaaggaaaagcaagcaaATACTGGAGCCTCAGCcactattaaaaacaaactataCAGGACTGAAAAACCCTAGTTCTTAAAATGTGATTCAGTAAACTTAAGTTATTCACCAACGGGGTAAGAGTTAAGACTGTTCATATACTAACAATTTAACACagtattaacttaaaaataactttaaaatgataaaatgtaaataccTTTACACCAAGATTAAAGAAGAATCGAAGAATGttcttatctaaaaataaatgacataataatCACTCACTAAAATTATACATTCAAAAAGCCCCCCTCCAACTATCCTCAAACAATATATAGCTCAAAGGCAATTTTGCCTACTGAAATTGCTTTCTCTAGCCTGTGatataaaacaaagattaaaaacccTAATATAACCAAAAGCAAGCTCTGTTACTATAGGGTAATTCCAGGTTCAAAAtgctttatctaaaaaaaaaaaacaaaaaaaaaaaacaaaaaaaaactttatctaTCCTAACATCTAAGTCCAAAAATGGCTTAAACTGAGATTTTTATCTGATTAAGATGAATTTTGTGTGAAGGAAACTTAGCCGttcactgtatttctttttcaattctgcagggtttaaaaattatgaaataaaaatgttggggGATATGGGCAAAAATCAACATAAACCTAACTCACTGATAACATAAGATTAGTAGGTATTCATTTGACATTAACCAGTTATCCACAGGCTCCAACTTGATCAAACCACTAACAAAATTAGGCACAAAAATCAAGTAAAGAGCAATCAGTCACTGCATGACTCTTTCAATTTTTCCAGACAGGAAATTTTGCAAAcgaaaattccttttaaaaaaaggccaaatttaaaagaaattcttaaaatatatagattgctATATTATTCTTCTCTGTCATTTTTTCATGGATGAAGTAATAGGAGTGGTTTCAAAAGCCAGTCCAGTGATGAGAAAACTCAATAATGTTTAGTTACCTAGTTAGTAATATTAAGATTTAATTCAAAATGGCTTTAAGGAcgcttttgaaaaaaatgacacaacGGAGGGACAGTTACTAAACATACAAAAAACCATATTCAAATCAAACACaagctaaaacaaaaaagttaaccACTTATAGCCaaatctcttctctccttctcaaagTCAGTCCTTTGGCTTACTCAGTAACATAACCTCTGACCTCTACTCACACTTCCCACTGTGTGTTCCCACTGAACTCCTATCAGCacttgataaataaaatcaagtggAACTTAAGAGAAGGATCTCACCTTTAGGCAGGTCCTCCCCAGTGTGACACAGTGAATAAGGTGGTGCGATGGCTCGATCTCCCTTTTCATTATAAGGAAACCCAGGGTAGAGTGGGTCTTGGTACAGGCTCAATGTCTGAGGCAAAGGCATCAAGGGCTGGTTAACTGCCTGTATTGACACAGGAACTGGAGAGGGTGTTAAATGAGCTTGGGACACAGCAGAATCAGGTCCAGTGGTCAGCGTCTGTGTCACTGACAAAACGGGAATTTGGGCAGGGACACCTacaaaagagagggaaaggaatcACAAACTgtatataaaaagtgaaaatatttctccCTACAAATATGTTTACATTAAGCGAAAAGGCAAATAATGCTATACAACTGATAGAgctatatagatagataaaaagataTGTAAGAAATCTAAAAGAGTATCTTTTATATCAACTAAGAACTTTTATATCAACTAAGAACTAAGAACTCTCTTAGACAAATAAGCCCAGGAAACTAGCTTTGAGTCAATGTCTTCTAACAGTAGCTCTTACAAACATGAGCAAGACAGAACCCAGCCAAAATTCAATGGCTGGGACAGTGGGAATACACAGAGCTGGTCAGTGGGAAATGTCAATTGTGGTGTCAGTGGTTGTCAGTGGAGACAACCAGCTCAGGCATCTTGTACCTGAGATTTTGAGCATATATCTCAAATGAATACCAAGTTAAACTGGCCCTCCCACACTGGAAACAGAGCAAAGCAGAAGATCATAAAAAGCTCTAAGGTTCCACACACACAGCTAACCCTGCTCTGAGTTTAAAGCCAACAAGAACCTGAAATctttggggcacctagctggctcccAGTCGGGAGAGCATGCgattcctgatcttggggttgggagttcaagccccacactgggtgtaaaggttactttctaaaataaaatattaaatgataatgatgatgataatgacaaaaataaaaagaacttgaaGAGTCTCTGACTTGAAAAGGTTTTGTTGGTTggttcaaagatttttttcaattccaatCTAACCTGTTGGTCCAAAAGTTGTAGGTTCACTTGGCCAGGCTGGCACAGTGGCTGGTAAAGAAGGCACCGCAGGAGTTAGATGTACCTCTGGAGAAACTAGAAGGGGAGCTGGATTTGACAAAGACACATGTTCTGCTGGCTTCTTCAAGAGAGGAGGTGGAAAAAGACAAGAGTTCATTGTGCTTAACATTAATTTTAACACCAAATGTACCCTCAACTACCTTTAACATAACTATAGTTTTTATATAGTCTTTCTGatcttagaaatgaaagaaaaatgcagtagctaaaaattccaaacaaacaaatttgATCGTAACCAGGGGCTGCCTATCAAAAGATATAAAGCAATCTAAACATTACGCTTTTAAGGAAAGAATGTACAAATCACTGAAATTGTTTTGAAATCCATGAGTTATTTATAACTGCTCCTCATACAAAGACATACCCTAAACTGGATGCTTTCCAAATGATATGAAGGATGTTAACtgaaagataaggaaagactAATAACTTTCTTCCTGTATTAGACTGAAACTCAAGATGTCGGACACTCAAGATCCTTCTTCATTACATTTGTAAATTGGTGGCACTGctttctaaatatctttttttctaatctcttcAATCATTACATTCCCTCCCTCCTATGAAATAACTGTTAAAGGTTCGGACaactctttttaaagttttgaaataaagtagaaattttattaaagatttatttctttatgagagacacagagagaggcagagacacaggcagagggaaaagcaggctccttgcagggagcccaatgtgggacttgatcccagatcctgggatcacatcctgaggcaaaggcagacactcaaccgctgagccacccagacgtcccgaAAGTAGAAATTTTAATTCCCCttcaaaaatctaattttcaaGCCAACTGAACCCATCACAAAGACAACAGAAGATACCAAACATAAACTTATTTGAAATTGATTCAGAAATATGGCTTCTATGTCCAAAAAATGGCATTATCAAAATAACATTCCACAGAggcactgggctggctcagtcagtagagcttgcagctcctgatctcagggttctgagtttgagctccacgttgggagtagagattacttaaaaatagaatcttaataAAAAGGCTCCTGGGTagatcagcggttgagcatctgcctttggctcaggtcatgatcccggggtcctgggatcagtccagcatcgggctgcctgcagggagcctgcttctccccctgtctatgtctctgtgtctctcataaataaataaaatatttttaaaaataaaattaaaaacaaaatctttaaagtatacagaaaaaaatgaaaatattctagattAAGTAAGCAACAATTATAGGTTAATCATAACTGCCCCCAAGTTATACTAGAGTAAgtcttcccattttgttttttaaatgatcatatatAAAGACATAAGAAACCTAGAAAATGAAACATTCAATGTCAAATGCAACAATGTACTTACTTGCTCCACAGGTGGGCACTCTAATTTCTTTGACTTTGATGGTGATGATATTCTTGCACATTTATCGTCACTAATATTCTTTggaagtaaaacaaaagcaaaaaaaaatttttttttttttttttttttacaaaagcaaaacTTTATGTTTCAAAGACCTGGATTCTAGAATAATAATGGTTGCCTATACAGTTCACCTTATCTGCACCTGACTGAACCCTCTCATGACTaagtattttttcaattatatctGGTCTTCAACAGGTACCTTAGCCTGCACACATCTTGACTGTACCAAAA
Coding sequences within it:
- the OTUD4 gene encoding OTU domain-containing protein 4 isoform X2; this translates as MEAAVGTPDGVDRGGAGPREDATPMDAYLRKLGLYRKLVAKDGSCLFRAVAEQVLHSQSRHVEVRMACIHYLRENREKFEAFIEGSFEEYLKRLENPQEWVGQVEISALSLMYRKDFIIYREPNVSPSQVTENNFPEKVLLCFSNGNHYDIVYPIKYKENSAMCQSLLYELLYEKVFKTDVSKILMGLDPSEVADENNSEISDSEDDSCKSKTTTANDVNGVKALSSDQHPKNNGNSSSLPLSRKVLKSLNPAVYRNVEYEIWLKSKQAQQKRDYSIAAGLQYEVGDKCQVRLDHNGKFSNADFPGVHSENGPVLVEELGKKHSPKNLKPPPSESWNTVSGKKMRKPSTSGQNFHSDMDYRGPKNPSKPIKTPSALPPRLQHPSGVRQHTFSSHSAGSQSQKPSSEHKNLNRTPSQIIRKPDRERAEDFDHTSRESNYFGLSPEERREKQAIEESRLLYEIQNRDEQAFPALSSSSVSQSASPSSNPCVQRKSSHVSDRKGSRRRMDTEERKDKDSIHGHTHLDKKPEPSTLENISDDKCARISSPSKSKKLECPPVEQKPAEHVSLSNPAPLLVSPEVHLTPAVPSLPATVPAWPSEPTTFGPTGVPAQIPVLSVTQTLTTGPDSAVSQAHLTPSPVPVSIQAVNQPLMPLPQTLSLYQDPLYPGFPYNEKGDRAIAPPYSLCHTGEDLPKDKNILRFFFNLGVKAYSCPMWAPHSYLYPLHQAYLAACRMYPKVSVPVYPPNPWFQEAPSAQNEGDCTCTDAHFPMQTEATVNGQMPQAEIGPPTFSSPLVIPPSQVSESHGQLSYQADIESENSGQLLHAEYEESLSGKNMFPQPSFGPNPFLGPVPIAPPFFPHVWYGYPFQGFVENPVMRQNIVLPSDEKELDLPLESLDLSKECVSVSAVDEFQEARGEGTHCLPEASVGKHEGRAEQSSQTPKVDLARPSILPVAEEEAHLPTQILNRERETVPVELEPKRTIPSLKEKSEKVKDPKTAADAVSGANSVESRVQRPKEESSEDENEVSNILRSGRSKQFYNQTYGGRKYKSDWGSSGRGGYQHARGEESWKGQPGRSRDEGYQYHRNVRGRPYRGDRRRSGMGDGHRGQNT